The genomic DNA AATATTTTTGTCAATTATTTTAATCAAAACTTTTAGAACTTATCTGTAATAAGTTGATTAAATTTATTCATTTTATCCAAAGATAATTTAACTAACATTTCGATCTATCAACAAAAACTCTTGACTCGATAAAAAAATTAATTCGTCAAGAATACATGATTCATTTTTTTGTTTTTTGTGTCCTTATTCTTCAATTTCTTCGTAGTAGTAGGAATAGTCTATCCCCTTCATAAAAATCTCTCTGTCGTCAATCTCGCAAGTCAAAGCGTTCTTTATAAGTAAAAATATATCGCTTCCGTCAATAGGACTTCTTTGCATTGCCTCCAAATAGTCTTTTTTATTTATTTTGCTCCAATCGGTACATTTACCGAGATTCTTTTTGAGCATCAAGTCCAGCCAAATCCGAGTGCTTCGGCCGTTACCCTCCCGAAAGGGATGAGCGACGTTCATTTCAATATATTTCTCCACGATATTTTCCAAGGTGAATTCAGGCATCTTCTCTATCTTCAAAAGATTTTCATGCAAATACATGGCAGGAGCAAATGCAAAGCCCCCTTTCGCTATGTTTACCGTGCGTATCTGACCGGAAAAATCATACAATCCGCCAAAGATATAAGAATGGATCTGCTGCAATCCCTTTACGGTGCCGACCTCTATATCTTTAATAATGCCAGACTCAAAAAGTTCATATGCCTTTTGCTTGCTCTTTTCATCGATCGTCGTTCCCATATCCGTCAGCCATTTTTTGAAAACGACGGTTTTTTTACTCGGAACAAGCGCTATCAGCGTATTTACCCCGTCTTCATCAACGACGTCCGTCTTATACTTTTTTCCGTCGCTTGCAGTCAATTTCAGTTGTCGACAAATTGTCGACAACTCAGGCTTACGTCTCTTCACTGCGTTCCAATAAGAACGGCTGTTTTTACTCTTTGTCAACGCTTCCGCAATATCGGCGGCACAAAACCACCATTTAGAGGATTGCTCGTCCCAAACGGCTCTTACGGGTATATCGTCAAAAAATCGTATAGATGTCTTTATCATCTTCTTGTCCTCGATTATAAAGCCTTGCACATGTTATATTATATACAAAACATTATACCACCAAACGGGAGCAAAGTAAAGATTAAATAAAACTGATTTTCTTTTATAAGAAGAATGTTTATATATCCTCTCTCTACCATCAGAGCCGGGCAAGGCCAATCCTTGCTCGGCTCTTTTTGTTTTCATAGACATTTTTTTATGCTTTCAAAAGAATGAGTTTTCGGGGAGGAACAAGAGGCGCGACAACTTCTTTTTTCTTCTCCGATTTTTTTTGTTTTCGTTGTGGCTATCGTAGCACGGTTCCTCGCGGAAGTAAACGGCGGAAAAATTCCCGCTTAAAACTTTCAATTTCCTTTTCCCCACGCGGCAATTTTTCCTTCCTCCGTTGACTTCCGCACTATATTTTACAGAACGTATGCCTTTGACCGTCCCTTGCTCCTTTGCCACTGCCGAAAACGGCAAAAATATAAATTCGGAGGTAAAAACGAATGAAAAAAGTTGTTTACAGCATTTCCAGATTTAATAAGTTTGGAAACAACAAAATGTCCGGTGTAGGATTTATCACCGACAAAGACTTGATCATCGCCTGCGTCAGTCAGAAAGGCAATCCGTATATCCGCGTGTTTGAAGATTGCGTAAAAAACTGCCATGCGATACAAGGACGCGACGGCGAGTTCAAAGGTTCGCATTACGAGATCCGCGAAGTGGAATTTGAGAAAAACGGAAGTTATGAAACACGCGAGATCGAAGTCGAATATTCCGTATGGTATAAGCGGGTCGATTAAGGAGGCATCCCATGAAAAACAAATTTTATCTCAAAGAGTTTCAGTTCTTCGACGGAGAAGATACCGTCGTATTCAATATCGTGGCGGTAGACGATGACAAGATCACCGTTGCCGTTACCAAATGCGGAAAGATATCCGTTATAGAATACGACCTTTTCGAAGATGAAAACGGTTTGTACTTCGAGTACGGTGTTGCAGGCCGAGAGCCTATTCACATCAATGACTTTGAAAATATGGAGAATAACTAATTATGAAAGCAATTAAAGAATTTCGTGGCAAATATTTCTTCCTCAGCAATTTTTATAACACAAAGATCGAATACTTCGATATGGTCTTTGAGAACAACGAAGCGGCGTTCCAGTCCATGAAATGCCCGGAGCGAATGGAAGAGTTTACGAAGCTCTCCGCAGCCGAAGCAAAACGGCTCGGCAGGCGTGTTCCGCTCTGCGACGACTGGGAAGAATCGAAGGAAACGATCATGTATGAAATCTGTCTTGCCAAATTCACGCAGCATAAAGACCTGGGAGATCAACTTCTCGCCACGGGCGATGCCGAACTTATTGAAGGCAATACCTGGTACGACACCGAGTGGGGCGTCTGTAACGGCATAGGCAAAAATAAACTCGGCAAGATCTTGATGCGCATTCGCGAAATCCTAAAAAACCGCGAACTACATCCCGATAAATATGACATACACTTTGACGTTTAAAAAAGGAGGTTTTTTGGGAAATGGACTTGCGCGATTCTCTGCTCATAGACATAGGTTATGGACTTGACAACGTGGATTTCCATGATAGTGCCGCCTGCGACGACAGTTATGAATATATCCGTACGAATTTCCTTATCGGTTGGGAAAACAAAGCCGCGGACGACGGCAGCATCAGCGAAACGGAAAAAGAAGAAATCCTGCATATCCTCGACAATGAAAGCGGGGATCTTTGGAATTGTTACTTAAAACTTATTGAGCATCTCGAAAAAAACTAAAGGAGGACAACAAAATGAAAACTTTCTCAATACCGTTTTACAAAGACATGGAATTTGCCTTCACGACGGATACCTATGCTATAAACGGAAACACCTGTATAGGAATTTGGTGCAAAGAGGGAGATTATATAGAACCTTTCGCCAATCTGACCGTCAACCTGGATCTGCCGCTTATAAAAAATACTGCTTTTATAGACGTGAACAATCTCGATAAAAGGCTT from Candidatus Borkfalkia ceftriaxoniphila includes the following:
- the fic gene encoding protein adenylyltransferase Fic — translated: MIKTSIRFFDDIPVRAVWDEQSSKWWFCAADIAEALTKSKNSRSYWNAVKRRKPELSTICRQLKLTASDGKKYKTDVVDEDGVNTLIALVPSKKTVVFKKWLTDMGTTIDEKSKQKAYELFESGIIKDIEVGTVKGLQQIHSYIFGGLYDFSGQIRTVNIAKGGFAFAPAMYLHENLLKIEKMPEFTLENIVEKYIEMNVAHPFREGNGRSTRIWLDLMLKKNLGKCTDWSKINKKDYLEAMQRSPIDGSDIFLLIKNALTCEIDDREIFMKGIDYSYYYEEIEE
- a CDS encoding NADAR family protein, translated to MKAIKEFRGKYFFLSNFYNTKIEYFDMVFENNEAAFQSMKCPERMEEFTKLSAAEAKRLGRRVPLCDDWEESKETIMYEICLAKFTQHKDLGDQLLATGDAELIEGNTWYDTEWGVCNGIGKNKLGKILMRIREILKNRELHPDKYDIHFDV
- a CDS encoding DUF4313 domain-containing protein; amino-acid sequence: MKTFSIPFYKDMEFAFTTDTYAINGNTCIGIWCKEGDYIEPFANLTVNLDLPLIKNTAFIDVNNLDKRLISYLEKNGFIKCLKVTRRSGYVTYPLYRLELNKIKEYKF